TGACATCTTTGATCTCTCTCATCTCCCTCTGCGCATTTCCATTCATCTCTATTCGAAATGAAAAACTGAAGAACTCTTCTGTATTCTCACCATCTCGACAACAACCTCCCCTGTCGTGATGCCGCCGCAGGATTCCGGACTcatttccttcttctctctATGCCCAGTCTCCTCATCATCTCACACTGGGTGAGGTGGGGCGAAGATGCGAACACCGTAGTGTCGGAGGGCGAAGAAAGTAGCTTTCCGGCAGCACGCCGGGGCcggtggtggggtcggccgaccccacccgACCTCACCTGGATCCGCCGTTGGCTACGATAGAATTAAAATGAACCAGTTGTAACATTTTTTAGGGAAAATATACCAATAACACTAGACCCTAATTTAATGCAAAATAcctatcttttttatttattggcaGTATTAATTAGCTGTTTATATTTAGTTGAAAATATGCACatacttgttttttttaatactacAATTACGAATGGTGTGTCATTCTTTTCCACGGAATTAAAAAGCTTGGATACATCATACTAGTAGTAAAAATTGTTATGTTAATattaatttacaaaatacatcaaaaTCAAagttgaaaagtaaaaaaattgaactttTCATATGTTATTGTGACGTTAATATTTTACAACTTTTAATTAGACAAAAATACATTTATAAGAGTATGaccaaaaaaaaagagtaataGTATTGACTATGATTCGGAGAAAAGTGGTGGACGGTGACCGTGAAAGTGAAATTCAACctgatatttattttcatttaatattCATTAGATCTCCGATGATAATTATTTAGTGATATCGACGTGATCGATAAGGGAAAGacccttatcaagtgaaaacgataaagaaagtcgcagagaaaccgtgctctgtcgacaatcgaaaattctaaacggaaaaactaaataaagataaaagacaataattatgatttcattgattgaataatgagaataacaataggtcctatttataatactcctatgaataacctaaattggtgaacaagataataaagatatggaaaaaatatgataatataataatagagatatTTAGGAAGCtataatcgtatcaactcccctacggttgaaatccaccttgtcctcaaggtgggaaccacgaagctaACAACGAGGAATCCTCCAGGATCAAAAACATGCTCGCCAAAATTGAGTTTGGAAGGGATTTTCAACTTTCTTTTCTCACATAAGCACATCCCCAATACTAGTAGCCATCGTTTGATTACTTGTCCACTACCAAGTTTGATATCAATTGGATCCCCTCGTTCAAAAGTGGGATCGAAAATTGTTCCATCAATCAGTTTTCCCTTGTAGTGTATGTCAACCCCGTCACATTCGTGAACCTGCGATGGGGCAGCAGTTGAGGGAATTATTGATAAGGTATGAATCCTATCGGAGCTACACGGCAAGAAGATAGTCGCTGATGGTGGCGGCGGGGCTGGGTAAGGGTTGAATTGGTGACGGTAAAGCTCAGGATCATACGCTGACACGAGACCATCGGTCGGGACTTGCTGGTCGGGAACGGGCTGGACGTAATTCTGCGGCAGTTCGTTGGGCGGGTCTGCGTGCGCGCCCCAGTTGTAAGGCCGGTATGGCTGCTGCCAATCCAGGGGGTCAGGTTCTGGCCTCAGTGACAAACGCCTTTCGTGTTCATCAAGTCTTGCCTCGAAACGCACCACCCTGGCAAGTAGGTGTTCCAACATCGCTGCAGTTTGGTTTAGCTGTTGGCTTCCTGGCAGTGGCAGTACCGCCGGGACCATGGACGCCGTTGGAGGGCTTGTCATGTGCAAGGGCTCCGTGCGACTCACGCCCATAGATGAGATGACCATAGCGATGTCGAGAACTTTCAAGGAGACCTGCCCAACACCATCTTTGTCCAACAAACGTTGTCCTCCAATCATTCGGTTCTGGGGAAGCACTTGCAGAGCAGATCTCGGGAGTACCTTGTTGTCCCTCAACATCTCACGTGCCTCGTCTTGAGATCCTTCACTCTGTTCAATTTCATCGCTCACATCTACCCCGACAGCAGTGTTGATGGCAACATCGGTGATGCTGTTGGGAACATCGTGAATTTCTTTGGGAACATCCGCACTCAATGCCAATAAAGAAAATCCAAATAGTGGGTGCAATGCACCCACGGCGCACGAAATAACTCCCTAGAAACGGATAAAAAGAAGCGGCAAAGAAAATACGCCGTCGACGAGGTGCGCAGGATAAGCAGCGATGCAGCTGACTCACCACACCTCTTGTAATAAATCATCTCTCTTCACCAATCCTTCTCTCTCCACCGCCATTTCCCCGCTCTCCTCCTTCTCCCGTTCAAATTCTAgcacaaatttaaaattaccAAAACTCAGACGCACCCACGTCCCACTCTGCACTAAAAATGGAGTCTTTGAGGGATCCAAGGAAACCCCTTTTCCCAAAAAGGCTGAGAGCGACGAAGAGCTAGAAGAGCTTGAGCTGCTCAACAAGCCCTCTCCGAAGCCAGTGAGCGATTTCGAGGCTGTGGAAGAGGAAGATGTGAAGAAGGTCGATGCTGATGAGATTTTAGCCCCTTTCTACAAGCTGTTTAGGTCACCAGAGGAAGAAATTGATCAAATTGACGGTTCAATTGAGGGGAAATTGGGGGAAATTGGTGTGGAGTATTATGAGCCTAAGCAAGGGGATTTTGTGGTGGGGGTGGTGGTTTCTGGCAATGAGAATAAGCTTGATGTGAATGTGGGTGCAGATATGCTggggacaatgctgagaaaggATGTGCTGCCTTTGTATGATAAGGAGATGGGGGATTTGCTGTGTGATGTGGAGAAGGATGCTGAGGAGTTTTTGGTTCGTGGGAAGGTGGGGATTCTGAGGAACGACGAGGCGATGGGCGGTGTGGCTTTGCCGGGGAGGCCTGTGGTGGATGTGGGGACTGTTCTGTTTGCTGAGGTCTTGGGAAGGACTCTTGGTGGGAGGCCGTTGCTTTCATGTAGGAAGCTCTTTAGGCGGATTGCGTGGCACCGAGTGAGGCAGGTTTTTTTCTTGCTGATCTGTTTGCTAGGATATGGATTCTTGAGTATTGTTTTTGCTTCTTTTTATGCTTGTGTATTGTGTTTCATGAATTATTAGAGGGTTAGAGAAGGAGTGTTGATGCTAATGATATTGGAATTGGGGGATTGGGTTAATGGCAATGTTGGAAGAAGAATGGAGAGCTGTTAAGATGATGTGTTTTCACATTGTTTCATGTATAAGTGAATTTTGGGGCATATTTTGGATGGCGTTTCTGAGTTTTTTAGATTAAAATATTGGGGAATTGTGTTTTTGATACCTTACTTTTTCAATGTCTGTGGCTTATGTGTGATGGCATTGAATTTTGAATATGAATTAAGTTGTTGATGCTAAATTGCTAATGCAATTGGTATTCGGGATTGGATTAATGCCTAATTTGGAAGAAGAATGGTCAGTTCTTAAATGATATTGTCATCGGGAGTACTGTAACCATGTTTAGATTACTAAAGACTAGTAGTGCATTGAGAGGTGACGTCTCAAGGGTATTGCTCCTGCGCTCAGGCCCCCTAGTTTTTGTGTTCGCTGGTTTGATCCTATGGTTTGCTAGTTTTCTTTCTAAACGTAACAACTCCATTTGTGCTTAATACAACCTTGTACTTTACCACCATTACCTTCTTTTAGCAATCGGTGTATAGCTGTAGTCAGCTGTTTGGTGCCTCGAAATACAATGAAATTAGAGTTCATTTTCACTGAACATATAATGGTTTAGACCATCTCTATCATTACGTGAACTTAAGAATGTAAATTGTGTCTTTTAACGAATTTAATATTTAGGTGGTCGATATTCATGCCATTTCGTTGACTTAAGAGAGCCATTGTCAAGAACTCAGCTGCTCTCGTGATTTGTGCAAATATAGATAGCATTGCTTAAATCACCACAATATTAGAAAAGTAGCTCAGCTAGCTGCATCTCGTTGAGAGTCTCAGTTCTTCGACTTTCCCTTCATAACCATGGGTATTGTTTATTTGTCGTAGTTACTTTGTGGTAAATCATTTTCTAGGAGAAATGTCCATTTTCCACCCACATAGCTAGTATTGCTTAAATCACAATATTAGAACAGTAGCTCAACTTACCTGTAAAATCATCTCACCATTCTTGAAGTTTATATTGGCCGTTCTTGGCAGATTATGCAACTAAATGAACCAATTCTGGTTAAAATCACAGAGTGGAATACGGGCGGTCTCCTTACAAGACTGGAGGTGAGCTCCGTCTGTCTATATCTCAGATTCATGCTTAGCTAGAAACCACCTTATCTAATTCAATGGTTACACATGATTTCTGTCATTCAGGGGCTGAGGGCTTTTCTTCCAAAAGCCGAATTGATCAACAGAGTTAACAATTACACAGAACTTAAAGAGAATGTATGATCAATTACAACTCTCTTTGCTTGGCATGTATAGTTATATTACTAAAAGATAAGGGAGATATCTCGATGATGCAGGTTGGAAGGAGGCTCTACGTGCAGATTACTAGAACCAACGAAAACACCAATGACTTGATACTCAGCGAGAAGGAGGCTTGGGTTTGCATTTCTCGTTTTAATGTTTGTTTCTTGCTCTGCAGCAACTTTTTGCCTGATGCTGTGTCGCTTCGTTTCCAATTGTGCAGGCGATCATGAATCTTCAAGAGGGAACACTTCTTAATGGAACCGTCAAGAAGATTTTCCCGTATGGTGCACAGATAAGGATAGGCGATACAAATAGGAGGTGATCACTGCATTACTGAatatgatatttcttgaatgtgATTTGCTAACTTCCCGAAATCTCGacatttattttcttctttccaAATGATTGCCGTGTTTGGCAGTGGATTGCTGCATATTTCAAACATATCTCGAGGGCATATCACTTCTGTCAGCGACTATCTTGCAGTTGACGATGAGGTTAAAGTTCTTGTTATAAAGTCGATGTTTCCAGGGAAAATCTCTCTGAGGTATGCCGTTTTTCTTATTTCACGCCTACAATTTGCCGAAGTCTTTGCTGTTGCATATGATGATGTAGGAAACCTCATAGCTTCATTATATTCTGTTATTACCGATAATCAACGAATTGGCCTAAATTATCACTAATAGTTGTTTAATTCGGACTTTCAAGCAAAACGAGCTCTTAGTAATCAAGAAAGAGAGACTTTAAGTTTGAGCCAGACGAAGTTGTATTCGGTAGCTTTTCCATTGAGAAGTCGTATTTCCTCGTCCAAGTTTGAGCTAGACGAAGTCGGACTTACAATGCTCGATTTTCTATGTTGGAATCTTTCTTTGCACGAATGGTACTTAGCTTCTTCTCTTTTATCCTCTTATATTTAATCTTTTTTCATGCAGCATTGCTGATCTCGAAAGCGAGCCCGGTCTATTCCTGTCGAACAAGGAggtattatttttatgttctGAAGAAAAAACAACTCGAGGCATTTGCCgatcatctttttcttttccgtGCAGAAAGTATTATCGGAGGCTGAGGATATGGCGAAGAAGTACAGGCGGAGGATGGCAACTGTCTCCCCCAAAAGAAAGATAGAAGCCCTCCCCGTGGACGGCCTTCCATTCGGAGACGAAGAGAAGCTCTACGCTAACTGGCAATGGTTCAGGTTTGAGAGAAACAACGAGCTCAACCCGTGAGTACTCCAGAAATCCGGGTGGAATGAGAACCATCAAAAGAAGAAGGGAAGGAGGGCTGTCTCTAACGAGACTTCCCTCCTTCCTCGTTCAACATGCCGAGGAGGTGTTCATCAAGACGGCTGTCGCTACAGTCCAAATGACTCTGCTGTTGTTAGCACGTTCTTCATCAAGACGAGAAGGGACTCGCTCGTGCAACAACCCCTTCCCTGGTTCTTGTAAATCGAGCTCCTCTTACCGTAATCTCGATTTTTTTGCACAAAATGTTATAGTTGTTGTTTAtatgaagaagaaaagaagcATGGTAGggttagagaaaaaaaaatccatgtTTTCTTTCTTCCATTCTTCAGTTTCTATTGAATGCTTCAAAGTTTCATCAGGATAGGATTTTTTTAAAGGTTGTttatgtttttaaaaaaaattgaaatcttgTTTCATTTGTTTGGTGTGTACTAGTGGAACCCACAATTGTCAATTGACTTGTAAGaagataataaaaaataatcacacTTTTCATTACACTCTTCCA
This genomic interval from Salvia splendens isolate huo1 chromosome 13, SspV2, whole genome shotgun sequence contains the following:
- the LOC121761122 gene encoding protein PIGMENT DEFECTIVE 338, chloroplastic-like — its product is MQLTHHTSCNKSSLFTNPSLSTAISPLSSFSRSNSSTNLKLPKLRRTHVPLCTKNGVFEGSKETPFPKKAESDEELEELELLNKPSPKPVSDFEAVEEEDVKKVDADEILAPFYKLFRSPEEEIDQIDGSIEGKLGEIGVEYYEPKQGDFVVGVVVSGNENKLDVNVGADMLGTMLRKDVLPLYDKEMGDLLCDVEKDAEEFLVRGKVGILRNDEAMGGVALPGRPVVDVGTVLFAEVLGRTLGGRPLLSCRKLFRRIAWHRVRQIMQLNEPILVKITEWNTGGLLTRLEGLRAFLPKAELINRVNNYTELKENVGRRLYVQITRTNENTNDLILSEKEAWAIMNLQEGTLLNGTVKKIFPYGAQIRIGDTNRSGLLHISNISRGHITSVSDYLAVDDEVKVLVIKSMFPGKISLSIADLESEPGLFLSNKEKVLSEAEDMAKKYRRRMATVSPKRKIEALPVDGLPFGDEEKLYANWQWFRFERNNELNP